DNA from Desulfuromonas sp. AOP6:
GCGCCGACCTGAGCTTTGCGGATCGGCTCGAACAGAGCATGCGGGGTGTCGCCCAGGGTGTTGAGGTTACCCGCATTGTTACGGATCCGTCGCCGCCGCGCCTGGTTTTCAACCCGGCCCACCCTGACGCCGACGCCGAAGGTTATGTGGCGATGCCCGATATCAACCTGATGGAAGAAATGACGGATATGATGACGGCCACCCGCGCCTACGAGGCCAACATCACCACCATCAAGACGGCCAAACGCATGGCCTTAAAGGCCCTTGAGATAGGAAGGTAGGATAAGCGATGAACGACATCACTCTCGTCAGTCACCTCAAGTCTCTGCAGGGCCCCGCCGCCACCTCTGCCACCAAGGCCGAACCGGTGGGTGGTTTCGCCCAGACCTTGAAGGAAGTGCTCGACCAGACCAACCAGTCCCAGCTGAATGCGGACAAGGCCGTGGAGAGACTCCACACCGGTGAAGCCCAGAGCCTCCACGAAGTGATGATCAGCCTG
Protein-coding regions in this window:
- the flgC gene encoding flagellar basal body rod protein FlgC, whose protein sequence is MDVFQSLKIGASALKAQQTRLNTISSNLANIETTRTPEGGPYQRRTVQFQSADLSFADRLEQSMRGVAQGVEVTRIVTDPSPPRLVFNPAHPDADAEGYVAMPDINLMEEMTDMMTATRAYEANITTIKTAKRMALKALEIGR
- the fliE gene encoding flagellar hook-basal body complex protein FliE, coding for MNDITLVSHLKSLQGPAATSATKAEPVGGFAQTLKEVLDQTNQSQLNADKAVERLHTGEAQSLHEVMISLEEADISMRLMVQMRNKVVEAYQEIMRMQV